DNA sequence from the bacterium genome:
TGTTTGTGGATGCCTGCTTCTCGGATGGCTGTTTTGACCGCTTTTTGCAGTACGGTCTCATCCAAATGATGCCGGCGCTCGATACCTGAGCGTGGATCGATGGAGCGGTGTGAAGCGGGAAAAACGTACTGCCAGGCCCATTCTTTATCTGCGTTGCGGTATTTGCGCTCCAAGGCTTGGGGTAGCTCAACAGAACCAAAGCCTTCTTGCAGGTCTTGGGCGTGCACGAGTTTGACATGCTCCGGATGAATATGCAATTCTTGACTGATCGCTTCGGGAAGCATGGTCACCCTGTCCTTATCGCCTTTGCCGGAACGAACGCAGATTTGCCGGGATGAAAAATCGATATCCTTCACGCGCAGTCGTAAGCATTCCATGAGGCGAAGGCCGGCGCCGTACAAAATGCAGGCCATGATTCTTTCCCGTCCGGAAAGATGCTGCAAAACACGCCGGACCTCTTCCAGAGTTAGAACCACAGGGAGGCGTTGTGACCGCTTGGCCCATTGGATATCCTGGAAGG
Encoded proteins:
- a CDS encoding integron integrase; this translates as MAEKKLLDQVRDVIRTRHYSYKTEKSYVRLILQFILFHHKRHPKDMGESEIAAFLTHLAAKLNVAASTQNQALNAIVFLYKHVLHKELSTFQDIQWAKRSQRLPVVLTLEEVRRVLQHLSGRERIMACILYGAGLRLMECLRLRVKDIDFSSRQICVRSGKGDKDRVTMLPEAISQELHIHPEHVKLVHAQDLQEGFGSVELPQALERKYRNADKEWAWQYVFPASHRSIDPRSGIERRHHLDETVLQKAVKTAIREAGIHKHAGCHTFRHSFATHLLENGYDIRTVQELLGHSDVRTTMIYTHVLNRGGLGVRSPLDAVQ